From the genome of Oryza glaberrima chromosome 1, OglaRS2, whole genome shotgun sequence:
AAACTTGGGATAGTGATGTGACTAAAAAAAGTTGAATTCGCCAAAAGGggaaaaactggatgtaggagTATCATGCAGGATATTTTGGTGATATTTGCAAAACTAAATTTGTATACAGCTTTCATAAAAAAGATAAAGTGGTTGCCATTTAGATATATCTTCTTATCGTTTGACACTCTACACtgattaccaattttttttcaaagacaACGATTGCCATTTAGATATGTCTCCTTTATGATTTTCATTTAGATATGTTTTCGTAGTTCTCTGTCACAACTAAGAAAACCATTTTTACAAGCAGCTAAGTCagtatcctatcttactataaagttattcCCCACTAACTCTTTGAACTTAAcgtgcaaagatgccacatcatcatccactaacaagatgccacatcatcatccactaattaacaagatgccacatcatcatccactaacaatcatctttcattcatccccgcaaaaaaaaaacaatcatcacatttaaacatcatgcaaacatgctatatttttatagtttttagaatttaagagcttttcaaaaacaaacatgttaaattatcatccaacaaaattcacataatatttaaatgtatatctttattatgttttatgataccctatatacttatatagtttaaGTATATAGTTCATTCATTTAGTGCTTAAatattaatctatggtccaaattatctttctcttttttttcctctaattaagtcatatcacatcaattgtttttagcctttagatgattaatctacggtccaaactatctccctacttttcttcctacataaagtcataccaccttactttttacgtttaaatcaccattctacatactatataaatttaaattatcataaaccacattaatttaattaatctgatgttatctagctatcttacacgttatttttttattgttatcatactaaatttccGCAGCAATGTGCGGGGTTTTACCTAGTTATCACAATTGTTTAGCCAACCGCATGCGACCAAATGCTTGTGTAAATGTTGCATTAAAGCAACCACATTTGAAAATGTAtttcaacatttttttaaaaaaagattttcttATACTATGAATCTATATACAAGGTCGCTGTACCAAAAGTACCGTGACctacttcatccgtcctaaaGTTATAGCAATTTAGGATGAGATAAAACTTAgtactataaatttggacagaTTGTCCGATCTAATCTTAGGTTGAGTCCCATCTGATCttagattgttatattttgggacagaggaaatAAGTTTTACTCTAATCAACCCGTAAAAAccagggttttaaatctccTGCTATAGCTGCGCTATCTCCCACTATAGTTGTTTGAGAAGAGTTCTAGCTATTTGTTCTCATGTACAATTTAGCCGCTATAGCTTCATTTAGCCCACTATAGTTGTTTGATAAGCTAACCGCTAAATGTTTTAGCCCGCTATTTAAAATATCGATGAAAACAAACTTAGAATTgaatgtgtatgtgtgtgtgtgtgtgtgtataaagAACCCAGCGAGCTGGTTTTATATTATAGAAGAAGTGAGAGAAACTGTACAGAACAGAAGGCAGTGGAGGCGTTCCTGGAGGAACTCTTCCTGCCTGCACTCCCTaaaaaacaaaagcctaatctcTTAACATAATACACTTCACTCTCTTGGCACCTGCCATTTCCCATAAACGAATCCGAATAGAAATGATATATATCAAGTGTCGAATGTGATATATATCATATTACAACGAATCCGAATAGAAATGATTTGAGGGAGCAAACacattctctttcttccatgttgCTTTACATTTAACCTTTGATCCTTAAGAAAAATTACAGAGCTTGGGGATGCTGACGATCTCATCAGTGACGCGAGCAACGCACCCACACCCGGTTAGCTGCCATGACGCAGCCACCGCCTGCTccccgccggcggaggcggcggcggcgccgccatcaaCCGCCCGCCTCGCCTTCTTCCACGCCGCGCTCTACCTCCTTGCGCTGGCGCAGGGCTTCCACAACCCGTGCTCGGAGGCCTTCGGCGCCGACCAGTTCGCGCCGCCGAGCGaccccggcgcgcgcgcgtcgcggAGCTCCTACTTCAACTGGTACCACTTCTTCAATTCCTGCGGCTACGCCATCTCCAACAGCGCGCTCAGCTACGTCGAGGACAGCGTGAGCTGGACACTCGGGTTCGCCGCGTGCTTGGCCATGACGGCGGTGTACCTCCCCGTCTTCTTGCTCGGCACGGGGACGTACCGCGCCGAGCAAcccgtccacggcggcggcgccaccctcGCGCGGCTCGCCGAGTCGTCCTCCTTGGCTGCGCGTGCGTGGACGGCGAGAGCGTTTGGGCGCAAGGACGCCATTTGCACAGAACGGTGAGCAAAATTGTGTCCTCGATTCGACGATCTTGGTAAGGTCTGACATTGATCGTGCAGGCTTCTGGCGAAAGAAGAGGTAGAACATGGCAAGGGATTATTCGTCAAGCTGCTTCCGATCTGGCTGACCAGCATAgtgttcgccgccgtcgtgtcgcAGCAGAGCACGCTGTTCACAAAGCAGGGCAGCACGATGGACAGGCGCGTCGGGGGCATCGTCGTGCCGGCCGCGGCGCTGAATTGCGTCGTCAGCTTCACGATGATCACGCTAGTGCCGGTGTACGACCGCGCCGTCGTGCCACTCGCGAGGCGCTTCACGGGCCACCCCGCGGGCGTCACCACGCTCCagcgcgtcggcgccggcatGGCCACATCCTGCCTCGCCATGGTCGTGGCGGCGCTCGTCGAGGCCAGGCGGCTCCGCGCCGCGAGCGACGCCAGCCTGGTCGACCGGCCGGGCGCGACGGTGCCGATGGGCGTCTGGTGGCTGGTGCCGCAGTACCTCCTCGTCGGCCTCGCGAAGGTGTTCGGAGACATCGGGCTCGACGAGTTCTTCTACGACCAGGCGCCCGACGGCCTGCGCAGCGTCGGGCTCGCCATGTCCCTGAGCGTGCTCGGCGTCGGGAACTACGTCAGCGGCGTGCTCGTGTCGGTGATCGacacggcgacgaggagcggaggagagaGCTGGTTCTCCGACGACCTCAACCGTGCTCACCTCGACTACTTCTACTGGATCCTTGCCGCATTCGCCGCTTTGGAGGTCGTCGTGTTTGTCTACATTGCAAAGCGATATATCTACAAGAACAAAGGAGAGCCCTGATTCTTGCGAGTTATATAAATAAACTGAAAAGTTTGCTGCATAAGcggaaaaaacttaaaatttggcCCTCTAAGTCTCGACTAATGCTCATTTCGGTCCTTAATGTTTTAATTCGTCCATTTTAGTCTTTTCACGTTCTTATTTTAGTTTAAAGTTGCCCTTGGGCCGATTTAACAGGCAACATGGTTAAACTTCTCTCTCGATAAATAACCCGCATACCAAAAAAGAAATGCTGTACAATTAAGTTGTGAAACCCTCTATATGCCTAACTTTTTATAGGACGTACATCCAATAATTATATGATGTTGTTTCTTTGAGATTTAAGTACAAtgtgtcgacgagtgatactcgcggaTCGGAAgaatagggtattggggtacattagaataaggatttacgtagtacgacatcaaagtagacaaaagacaaggattatactggttcagaccccttatcaggtaatagtcCTAGCCCaatttatatgggattgatgatgatgagaacagattacaaagagagtaaaCGAATTGACGATACCGATAAGATCATAGTCGAGGGATTTGATGAGATCTCCCGGCGAGTTGGCTCCGTACACTCCGTCTTCGTAAactttggtgggtgtgttggcgatgagatGCGATACCCTTACCTTCTCCCTACGGgccccttttataccgtgggaTACCTTGACCCCAAGTAAGACTTGAAAATTATGTAAACCGACACGATATACTAGAGATCATACCCTTTCCGAGTAGGACTTCGGCAATTCCTTAACTCGTgaagatattttccataatttgagGCAAATTCCTAACAACGTATACGGAAACCAACCGTACACGTGAAGGTATATCTCATCGGTATTTTCCATAAGTCATAGGATAGAGGGTATGacttatccataaccctgacacaatGAATTTTCTTATAGGTCATACATaatttatatacataaaaaacaattatatattCTATAGCCATTAAAGCTCATCCCTTgcgtgttactccctccgtcccaaaaaaatgcaaaccctaggtttccgtgttcaattttgactgtccgtcttatatgtaatttttttataattcgtattttcattgttgttagatgataaaacatgattaatattttatgcgtgacttgtctttttaattttttttcataattttttcaaataagacggacggtcaaacgttggacacggaaaccagggtttgttttttttttagggggaGGGAGTACGTGCTAAAATAATAGGAAGTACATGTACaatgatatttattttttccctCGTTTCTAGTGTATTGCAAATTAATGGTGAAGTGGATATTTTCTTATACCAAGATTAGCATAAATAGATCCGAAGATGATTTTAAGTTAAAACGAATACTTAAAGGACAAATACGGACAAAATGAATCCTAAGAACTAAATTAAGCTTTAGGTAAACTTAAGAGACTAAATCGAGTATTCGTTCAAAGGAAACCTGACTCGATCTTTATGCCATCACCCTATATGGATATATTCTCTTATCATTCTGAATGGGTATTAACACTATTACTGCTAATCTAGATATGTAGCTCGTCAACCATCACGgcacaaaaatatcttcatATTTGCTCACATCAGCTATATTAAAGTATCGAGTTCTTCCCccggtcccccccccccccccccccccccaaaaaaaaaaaaaaaagtcaagtaTAGAAGCATCTGTCTGCATCAGAGCGGGGTACCGCACTGTGCCAGCCATGGAGTCCGGTGGGCTAATCGCGCCATCCGAGACATGTTCGTCCGACGGTCGCGGCGGCTGGCGCGCCGCGCGCTTCCTCATCGGTAACGTCGTCGCTGACCTCTCGCCGTACTCGCGCGCGTCCCTGCGCCGCGCGCAGGTCGATCGATTCTTTGCCTCGCCTGAGCGTTTCTCGGATTCATGGATGCCGCAGCCGTCGGGTTCCTGGAGCGCATCGGGTTCAACGGCGTGCAGGGCAACCTGGTGATGTACCTGACCGGGCCGATGGCcatgtcgacggcggcggcggccgccggcgccaacGCCTGGGGCGGGACCGTGCTGGTGCTGACGCTCgtcggcgcgctcgccgccgactcGCGCCTCGGGCGGTACCGCGCCATCGTGGCCGCCGGCGTGCTCCATCTCCTGGTCAGTTCGATCTTCCGCTTCTCTCGATCTATACCTGTCGAACAACTCTGTCATCGGATGATCGAGTTCATCGATGTTCCAACAAAGAGTCGCAATTTTACAGAGTTTGGGAATGCTGACGATCTCATCAGTGATGCAACCAAATCATACTCACCCGGCGAGCTGCCATGACGCAACCGCCgcctgctcgccgtcgccgccgccgccgccatctctcgCCCGCCTCGTCTTCTTCCACGCCGCGCTCTACCTGCTAGCGCTGGCGCAGGGCTTCCACAACCCGTGCTCCGAAGCCTTCGGCGCCGACCAGTTCGCGGCGAGCGACCCCGGCGCGCGCGTGTCCCGGAGCTCCTACTTCAACTGGTACCAGTTCTTCAATTCCTTCGGCTATGGCATCTCCAACACCGCGCTCAGCTACGTCGAGGACAGCGTCAGCTGGACCGTCGGGTTCGCCGTGTGCTTGGCCACGACGGCGGTGTACCTCCCCATCTTCTTGCTCGGCACGCGGGCGTACCGCGCCGAGCAACCCGTCGACGGCGCCCTGCTCCCGCGCCTCGCCAAGacgtcctcctcggcggcgcgtGCGTGGACGGCGAGGGTGTTTCGCCGGAAGGATACCTGTTGCACAGAACGGTGAGCTCGCCGCGCCAGCGAAAGCAAAACGTGCGTTCTTGATGAGTTGATCTGATAATCTTCCTAATGGCGAATGTTTTACACTAATCGTGCAGGCTTCTGGCGAGGGAAGAGGTAGGCGAGAAGGGGTTCCTTGCCAAGTTGCTTCCGATCTGGGTGACCAGCATAGTGTTCGCCATCGTCAGCGCGCAAGAGGTCACCCTGTTCATCAAGCAGGGCAGCACAATGGACCGGCGCatcggcgcgcgcgggggcctCGTCGTGCCGCCCGCTGCTCTGCAGTCCATTGTCAGCGTCATCTTCCTCACCTTCGTGCCGGTCTACGACCGCGCCCTCGTGCCGCTCGCGAGGCGCTTCACGGGGCACCCCGCGGGCATCACCACGCTCcagcgcgtcggcgtcggtaTGGCCATGTCCTGCCTCGCcatggccgtggcggcgctcgTCGAGGCCAAACGGCTCCGCGCCGCGAGCGACGCCGGCCTGATCGACCGGCCGGACGCGACGGTGCCGATGGGCGTGTGGTGGCTGGTGCCGCAGTACGCCCTCGTCGGCCTATCGAAGGTGTTCGGCATCATCGGGCTCGACGAGTTCTTCTACGACCAGGTGCCCGACGACCTGCGCAGCGTCGGGCTCGCCATGTCCCTGAGCGTGCGCGGCGTCGGGAGCTACGCCAGCGGCGTGCTCGTGTCGGCGATCGACTGCGCGACGAGGAGCGGGGGAGAGAGCTGGTTCTCCGACAACCTCAACCGCGCGCACCTCGACTACTTCTACTGgatcctcgccgcgctcgccgcttTGGAGGTCGCCGTGTTCGTCTACATCGCGAAGCGATACGTCTACAAGAACAAAGGCGAGCCATGATTCTTCCGAGTTCGGATTAGAGTGTGTAATAAGTCTGAAAAATGGTCCACATGCTCAAAGATGTGTACTCTTTCCGGTTTCATAATTCTTACATTTTACATAAGATtaaggttaaacttttataacttcaATTATCGATAActttaaatatttagtttaaagaaactataaCAACGTATATAGAATTATCTTTCAAAGTACTATGAGAAAAGtaaacaatatttatttatttatgtatatattataatagaaaaatcaaGTTAAACATGTATTTTGAACACCGTGTCATTGTCTAAATGTTAAGAATTATGGAAggagagggagtagtatttatagTGAGAGAATGCAACATAAAGATTATGGTACCTCTCTCGCAGCAAGATGGAGTACAAGTACTTGGTGGCTGGGGCATGCTTGGATTGTATCCATCAGATCGAAAAAGGCTGAAATTCCTGTTGTTCGGTGTAAGGGCATGTAAAAAGTTAGAGTCAGATATTAGCTCTACGTTATTTAGAGACTGACATTCTACAACAATTagagacaatatggtctctaatcattaatgtataaaaatattttttcttactcttctttcctttctttcaccactatgcaacaaaatttgctctaataaatgctaGGAGTCGACTATGAgctgttgtcatgcataacaaccatactcctttctctttcttccatgtcatcaaatttacttgtatagcaatagagagagaccactaataaaaactgttgtacatgccctaatacACCCAGAAGATTAAAAAGGCCTAGAGGCATGCGTGATCTCTCCTTATGAATATGTATAGGAAAGTAGGTTGTATTTTTGGTACACTTAACCTATAGGTGTATAAAGGTTTTACAAGaggaaaaataaatacaaattcTCCAAGCAGGctctcttaggctgtgttcgggaggagggattgggttgggaacccctcctccccggcacgcaaaacaaagGTCCTATTattgcgtgattaattaagtattagctaattttttttagaaatggatcaatatgatttttttaaacaactttcgtatagattttttttgcaaaagaaacaaCGTCTAGCAGTTTAAAAACGTGCGCATGGAAAACGAGGCGGAGGAGTTGGGAACAGGCAGCAACGAACAGAGCCTTAGAGCAAGCCTAATAACATAGCCAGCTACTGGCTCTATACTAATACCATGTCACCTATAGCCATCAGGCCCATCACTAATATAATAGGCTGGCTGTTAGGTTGGCTGTTTGTTTAACTCTATTGAAGATTTAGATATTTAATATTAGCATGTGCACCTGATCTCCTCGCATCTGATTGGAAGAAAGCAATATTTTCTCGTGTGTTGTGCTTCAGCCGGGCGATAGATGGAGCGCCCGCTCCATCCTTTTTCTTCCCTTCTCACTCCTCCACGTCGGATTTTGCTGACGGGTAACGTGCTAGCGCCGGCTGATTAGGATCTATTAAACCTGCTCTTAGGAGTACTACTCTCTAGTCAAATTGCTTTGACGTTGGAAAAGTggacatcattttttttttgctagaggGAGTAATTCTGTGACAAAAAAACAGTATCATTAGGTTTAGgtttcaatttatttttgatataaTCATGATTTTGTGGAAAAATCAATCGGCAAAGTTTGATTGTAAGTTACCATCTTCTTCGGTATTTACAACGGTGGGTAGAAATCCCATCGCCCGAACACGTGCACACAGTCGCACACGATTTTTGGTGCACTTTCTTTTTTAATAACATTAATTAATGACGGAAACAATTATGCTCGGGCGCTCTGTACCTAACAAAATATCGGGCGTCTTATCAGTCAACCATTCCACATTCCTCCGTGGCGGTGGTCGGGCCATGGTTTGTTGTGACCGGCGAGGGTTCATGCAGCTGCGGTGGCTTGCTAGCACATCGGCGTAGCTCGAGGCCATGAGATGGGAGGAAGACAGCAACCCGTgcacaaattttgataatttgacccTTTACAGAAACTCAGCCTGTTCATCTACGGTTAAGACGGGTTTCCGCCATAACCCAGCCCAACCCGGAGCTGGCTGGTATTAGACGGTTTGGTCTAGCGGTTTGAACGGGTTAAACCGTTTGTCGTCTTCTTCGTATGAGAACGAACAGAGAGCAGGACGACAGCCATGGCAGCTGTCCTTTGCAAGCAGATAAAAATTCCTGCAGATGATGCGCAAGCACTTCTGTAGATGAACGAACAGGCTGACCTGGCTTCGTGCGGCGCTTTCCTCGTTGGTCGATGAGCACGGCCGGGTCGAGGAGGATGACGAGACTaaagcggcggcgagagggatgcggagccggcgaggacgacgcgCGACGCTTTCCTCGTTGGTCGACGAAcacggccgcggcgaggaggatgacgagacgaaagcggcggcgagagggatgcggagccggcggggacgacggcggtTTCAACGGGTTGTAGGTTAAAGCAGCCCAACCCGGGCAGAACCGGCCGTGCGGTTCGGTCTGGTTCGGTTTGATGGTTTGACCGGGTTGTGCCCAACCCGTGAACAGCCTGAACAGaaacttattaaaaaataaaccgtgtcaaaaatttattttaaaattcaaccCAAGACCTAGTGCTAAAAACCAATAGAGCTAACCACTGCACTAGTAGCACATTTCAGGTAGGCATCACCAATAGAGCCTTTTAGGCTTTGAAAAGGTCAGCGCCAATGAGAGTGGCGCTGACCCATGATGATGTGGCTAATTTATGACACCTCGAACGGAGGTTAGCGCTAAAATTAGTGGCGCTGAGATGTTGGATCTCAGCGCCACTTCCGATGGCACTAAGGTCGCGgttcatttttgaaataagtttttaacACGATTTATTCTTGTAATAAGTTTTTACAAAGggttaaattgtcaaaatttataGCATCCCGTGTGTGGATCTGGAGATGGCGCGGTTTCCGTTTTGCCCAAGTGATGACGATGGCATAGCGAGCTCCCAATAGCAAACAACGACAGGGTGGTGAGGGCCTAGGGAAACGACGGCTGCTCGCCTCAGAGGAGCAGAAGGGCGTTGTACCTTCTCGGCGTTGATCTCCAGCGAAGAACGGAGGAGAGCACTGTGCCGACAACCCTTGGCAATCATGTGTTCGTCGGAGGGAAGAAGATACAGTCCAAACCGGAtatatttcatttcatttttttttatattttagctaGTGTACTTATGATGTTTCTTTGTGTTTGGATCAAATGTTGATAGTATGCCATATTTTCATCTTTGATGCACACGGTTTTGTTTATGTTTCAATAATtcaaacctaaaaaaaaaattcaaaattaatgtACCATATGTTGTAGTGGAATGTTTCAAGTGTGATTTGGTTATGTTTCATCATTTAAAATGTTGTGAAATATTTTCGTATaaaaaggtgaaacaacaccaaatattttttttggaaaaccgGGCGTTCAATTTGTAGTCGTATCCCACTAATGATGCTTGTTTTCATTTTCAGCGCCGCTAATCCCTGTATCGCTGGACACGACACGTGCCCTAGAGCGAGCTTGAGCTTTAGCTCGTGTGAGTTTGGGCGCACGAACTGCCTACCGGTGAGCGAATCATCCTTCCACGCTTAGCTGGATTATGTGACAGCCGGAAGAAGATACCtaaagaatagagaagagggTTCGATACTATCGTAACTTTTGAAGCCTGCTCTATCTAGAAAGAACACAATGACTGAGTTTTCAACCAACGACAATGGAACATGATCGATATTGCGAAGACGATGACAAAGGAAGCATCTCTTTAGCCTTTGACAAAGGTTGTGGTTCGGCAGCTAGCTACTTATGTAGCCACTATAGTCCTAGGTCAGCCCATCTGATTAGATAGAGTGCACTCAGTCCCTTCCCctacttcctcttttttttttttttctgttcagtTGTAATTGGCAACTTTACTCGTCTTATTGCAAAGATATGTAAGTCCTTTACGTATTAAAAAATTGCTCGCGAGCTTTGCGCTGGGTGGGCTTGCATTTTTGGGTCTACCGTTTAATTGGGTCAATTTATGCCTAATAAAAAGTTTAAAGAACACTGTTTCTTCTTTGATTAAATTTTACATTAGactatttttttcacataagtttcAAGTAGAGATTTTATACATTTATTCAGTTCATCCGTTTGAAGGAGGCATCTATCTTTATACGCCATCACTCTCTACTCTCTATTACTCCGAATTACTATTGAGTATATTGATCTAGACATCTAGCCACAATCAGGCAAGGCCATCAGCCCATTACGACACAGAAAAATATCTTGATATCTGCCCACGTCAGCTATAAAAAAGTATCGAGAGttcttccaaaaaaaagaagaggcgGCTAAAAGTATCCAAGCATCTGTCTGCAACTCTGCATCATAGCGGCCGGGGTGCCACTCTGCAGTCTCTCACTGTGCTGGACATGGAGTCCGGCGGGATACTCCCACCATCCGAGACATGCGCCGGCTCCGGTTCAccggacggccgcggcggctggcgcgCCGCGCGCTTCCTCATCGGTAACGCCGTCGCTGACCTCTCGCCGTACTCGCGCGCGTCACCGCAC
Proteins encoded in this window:
- the LOC127757805 gene encoding uncharacterized protein LOC127757805, whose amino-acid sequence is MESGGLIAPSETCSSDGRGGWRAARFLIAVGFLERIGFNGVQGNLVMYLTGPMAMSTAAAAAGANAWGGTVLVLTLVGALAADSRLGRYRAIVAAGVLHLLSLGMLTISSVMQPNHTHPASCHDATAACSPSPPPPPSLARLVFFHAALYLLALAQGFHNPCSEAFGADQFAASDPGARVSRSSYFNWYQFFNSFGYGISNTALSYVEDSVSWTVGFAVCLATTAVYLPIFLLGTRAYRAEQPVDGALLPRLAKTSSSAARAWTARVFRRKDTCCTERLLAREEVGEKGFLAKLLPIWVTSIVFAIVSAQEVTLFIKQGSTMDRRIGARGGLVVPPAALQSIVSVIFLTFVPVYDRALVPLARRFTGHPAGITTLQRVGVGMAMSCLAMAVAALVEAKRLRAASDAGLIDRPDATVPMGVWWLVPQYALVGLSKVFGIIGLDEFFYDQVPDDLRSVGLAMSLSVRGVGSYASGVLVSAIDCATRSGGESWFSDNLNRAHLDYFYWILAALAALEVAVFVYIAKRYVYKNKGEPCIESSSKKKKRRLKVSKHLSATLHHSGRGATLQSLTVLDMESGGILPPSETCAGSGSPDGRGGWRAARFLIAVGFLERIGFNGVQGNLVMYLSGPMGMSTAAAAAGANAWGGTVLVLTLVGALAADSRLGRYRAIVAAGVLHLLSLGMLTISSVMQPTHQHPVSCHDAAAACSPPPPPSPSLGRLVFFHAALYLLALAQGFHNPCSEAFGADQFAPPSDPGARASRSSYFNWYNFSSSCGYAISNTAMSYVEDNVSWTVGFAACLATTAVYLPVFLLGTAAYRAEQPVDGAPLALLAKKSLSATRVWTARVFPRKDAICTERLLLAKEEEVEHGKGFVVKLLPIWVTSIVFAAVISQQVTLFTKQGSTMDRRVAVGGGVFVLPPAALQDVISATMLTVLPAYDRALVPLARRFTGHPAGITTLQRVGAGMATCCLHMVVAALVEAKRLRAASYAGLPADATVPMSVWWLVPQYALVGLSKVFGVIGLQEFFYDQVPDDLRSVGLAMSLSAQGVGSYASSALVSAIDWATTRRGGESWFSDDINRAHLDYFYWLLAALAALDVAVFVYIAKRYVYRNKDEQ